One genomic window of Cololabis saira isolate AMF1-May2022 chromosome 3, fColSai1.1, whole genome shotgun sequence includes the following:
- the elp6 gene encoding elongator complex protein 6, translating into MFTELNTILNTSPESFTPGEFILVSDRQSDASFLIHHFLSFYLRARCRVCFLGLVQSFSHYTAVSQRLGVSLTQAKEKGQLIFLEGLKESLSILIPQDDETESQAMDFLRDPAAGLQRLYQFVRSGLTGPGEGEAGAEPGGAEPWGPSVLLVDDLSVLLSLGVGAGAVLDFSHYCRALACSQLQGNMVMVVRCGGEGEGDDGDDEGSEWLLTGLTHQCSLTLHVQGLPTGYCRDIHGQVEVCWRRRLCDGQHTQKKVFQYKVHDKGASFFARGTSSAVL; encoded by the exons GGAGAGTTCATCCTGGTGTCTGACAGACAGAGTGATGCCTCTTTTCTCATCCACCACTTCCTCTCCTTTTACCTGCGAG CGCGATGCAGAGTGTGTTTTCTGGGTCTGGTCCAGTCTTTCAGCCACTACACTGCTGTCAGTCAGAGACTG GGTGTCAGTTTAACACAAGCGAAGGAGAAAGGTCAGCTGATATTCCTGGAGGGGCTGAAGGAGTCTTTGTCTATTTTGATTCCTCAAGACGATGAGACAGAAAGTCAAGCCATGGACTTCCTCAG AGATCCGGCCGCCGGTCTGCAGAGGCTGTACCAGTTTGTCCGGTCCGGCCTGACCGGCCCCGGTGAGGGAGAGGCCGGGGCAGAGCCGGGCGGGGCCGAGCCGTGGGGTCCGTCGGTGCTGCTGGTGGACGACCTCAGTGTGCTGCTGAGTCTGGGGGTCGGTGCCGGAGCCGTGCTGGATTTCAGCCACTACTGCAGAGCCTTGGCCTGCTCTCAGCTGCAG GGGAATATGGTGATGGTGGTGCGCTGTGGCGGGGAAGGAGAAGGTGATGATGGAGACGATGAAGGCTCAGAGTGGCTCCTGACGGGCCTGACGCACCAGTGCAGCCTCACCCTTCACGTTCAGGGTCTCCCAACGGGCTACTGCAGGGACATACACGGACAG GTGGAGGTGtgttggaggaggagactctgtGACGGGCAGCACACACAGAAGAAAGTCTTTCAGTACAAGGTCCACGATAAAGGAGCCTCGTTCTTCGCCCGGGGGACCTCTAGCGCCGTTCTTTAG